The window AACACAAATatagcaacttaacataatttaaattcagtacaactaatgaaaatacacGACAcgaaaaacataaagataaaatactacactcaacacatacatgtatttgtttagtcactaccgcatattattctctgctccaactacttaaatttctcttccattttatttttttcttcttctgcctcttttagtttctcctgcaatGTCGTAATTTCTCATTGCATTTCAGAGATCTGGCATTGGTATTCACtgttcatattccaaacatactgcaaacatgatttatagtattccgggttaatgggttcatcataccaatCCTCAAACATGCAATGATTTCCGTCATTGCGTTCAAACCTGTATAGACACATCTAGTATATGCGCCCAACATTACCATTGGACCAACATGCCTTCATAATCGCACTTTCGCCACAATAGCACCTTGGTTAgtcattgcgtccagacatttGGTAATGAATGAAAGATgtatggaaagttttgctatttgttatagttaagcgcagataataattaaaatgcgctagttatttataggcaagacaacccacataacgtagtatttcaccgcgctatgcttcgcgtgttaaagattctttcgggtataaTACAGTTTTTTCAGAAGATAGCTTTTGTAGGCGAGCAGcatttcaggtcgacaagacaacaaacataacgtagtatttaactgcactatgcttcgcgtgttaaagattctttcaggtacaatacagcttttccagaagatagcttATGCAGGTGAGGatcttttcaggtcgacaagacaacacatATAACGTAATATTTAACCGCACTATGCTTCGCAtattaaagattctttcgggtacaaaacAGTTTTTCCAGAAGATaacttttgcaggcgagcagcttTTTTAGGTCGATAAgacaattatatttttttaaaatgggtttatgttagattgttgtactgaagtattaatgttaaatatcaataagatttaataGCAatagaaacataattttatttcatacattatgcaagataaacaagtacatacacttattacaaccacaTTACGGAAATAAAACACTATgtgtatccttgatagttggacacattagatgaacttccaccagGAGTTGGATTACCACCGCtacccaaaccagctgaaggacatttatgacggtcgtgtcctgtttgcgagcatatgctacatttgcgcgcataaacggtatcaccaacatccatttgatTTCGTATACGCATTCGTTTTTACACTTGTCGCTGATGCAAaaactccttgttacacaccatttaaAATGGTTCCgacggccaataatgctcagcacccactggctgcagctgcccactataggtgtttaagtatgcagcaacactatattctttatcaacgtagttgATTGGCCCTAAACATGTATGTTGAAAGAACTTGATGGTATGTGAGCACGGCATGTGATAGATGGACCATTTTCCACAAGATCATAACCTTCTGGATTCATTTACGATGTGTGTATTATTCCACCGGTTGTGATGGATAGTGAttcgaacttcaaaaatatttcgctcgttgcaatactgcaaaaatgaatgccaatgtgctcgcttcctgtatttctcaaatcttttcaatggtattggcataaattcaacacccatttCCATCAATGATGATGCACCTGTAGCCCTTTCagcaaacctctccgccatcagcttgaatgacatccgcaccatggcagtgacaggcaatcctcgtgcagacttcaataacccgttgaaagactctaaaACATTTGTAGTTAGAAATCCCTatcttctgccaccatccgcatgcaaagtccacttatcaagctcatgtcgcatcaaccaacgataggctccctcgtcttcctacctgatagattccatgcgcctcctgaatttacactcttggtgatttGTTGCAGCCATcaacattaaatcatgcaaatccttaTTGGGATATACCTTCTGGAAATTGtccttcaggtgcctcacacagtaacggtgaTAGGTATACGGTTCCTTCCATTCTAGCAAATTCTATACAGAACATaaaataccaccatgccgatcagatattagacaaatacttgAACGATGTTTGATAATGtgctctttcaagtggttcaaaaatagtgtccacgtctcttggctttcattggcacaaatagcaaaagctaaggGAAATATACTTTCATTAGCATCTACTACAACGGTGATCAAcagcttaatatcatactttccatagataTGAGTGTCGtatatggatattaccggccagCAATGTACAAAACCATCAactgctggtttaaatgcccagaacacgtatctgaatatatattctggtattcccggactctgctcaagcttccattcaacaatagTCACTGGGTTAAAATGTTGCAATGTGGCCATAtacctgggtagagatgcaaatgacttatccGAGTTACtataaataatttcaaacgcacgtttgcgcccgagaaatgcctttttttggtaatggtgcacccatattcctggtggacggatgtaatacactctttgatcttatACCTTATGAACatttcaatgtgtggaatcaagacaagagaaataaAGTCAACATCCAAGTTGAAGTGACTCCcgctgaatgtgtccatttcacaattgtgggtgtcAATGTATTTACCCAtaacccacatatttgttttcttcttcttcgcacgcagcatccaattacaacccaTAAACCATCTACggcaaacaaccttgtatacattTGGAGTTGACTCCTataccgtcatctcacgacactcGTTTACGCTATGCATTTTCACCGCCCTggttaggcgcgctttatcaggaaaaatcatgccctttgacagcaccgTTGGTGTAgactcatcccacattgctgtccgaatttcgtcagtatcccttgtgagggcatccacatccggcatacttggcaaatgatcaaggaagggaatctcccttgaatgaaaagACATGTGGGACTCACACACTCTTGATCTAACGgggggtggagcatgctccctcgtcaaatcaggtccagcTTTCTCTGcctcctcatcatcaccctcatcagggaagggtgtatcATCTACGGACTCATCggtattgttgtcataatcactgttctcttcctGACTCTGAGCATCTGCCAGATCttgattaaatatgtcgtcttcgggaaATTGAGTCAGGACATGACGTTCAAGTAGctcattttcactgcacaaccaacaaaataatgagttactcaaattgataaatactttacatatagctatatcacttcacttacaaatcctAATGTGTTGACATCACATAATGGACAtcatcctgttggtgatgactcccggatagacccccatgatccaacacaccagaactacacatattccaactgggcgttgattcataacttgtaaaatttatAAACATCataacacaaaggaaaattgaagtttaccactcgtcttgtggatcATGTAAAGTATGAGTGAAATTATTTCCTTGATCCTCATTttcccgtggagataagtttagatcaggccaaactctttctgCCGGAACatgttcggctaaaactgctccaaaataaccacccgataactgagggatatccctgctttgcgcaacctcattattgcgaacgtttTCAGCCTTGAtgtacatttccaatatttttatcaaaagaaattcccggtattcatccggagtcctcaaaaaatcactcagagtttcatcatcctcgatattaaactcaacataacaagcaaccccttgcggagtgacagaaaacggatatcttccggttactttaatgttcaccgaacgtttgctcacactcatatttttacataacaacgataccaatctatcatactccattgtaagtggcaacttaatatgacactgtggagataaactatagcttactgagttattcgccaccacaacctcacctcccccaatataatgaaaccctaattattcgctcttcagacattatgacaaaatacaaaataacttaacgaagaaAAATTTAACAAGACTTGAGAATTTttctgaatggatttttacaaaatccttaacgtctttaaataaggcaatgcccaATCCGGGGGGTCGAATTTTTTGAGGTATAACGCCTTAAATAAGGGCGATATgcccatttgaattattgttttGTCAGTTACGTGCAGAATAATTATTGGTGAGGCCACAAAATatgtatagcgccttaataaagGGCGCTATACGTACCCGTCTTATCATATTCAAGTATAAAGGGCGTTATATGTATTTTGGTCACTAACTTCTTTTTCCATCTATTTTTGTGTCTTGAGTCCAAAAATGCATtgttttggttccggactccccCTACAACTCcccccaaccccccccccccaaaaaagaCAAATCCATTTTTGTCATTTAAAAGATGTTCGAGATTGTTAAAAAAGAATTCGTTATACTTACTGTCTAGTCATGCTATTGTCGTTAGCAAACCTTGCCAACGGAGCTTTAGTGTGAAATGAATGAACTCCAAGAGTAAAATATTCAATTTTACCCCGTAGATGCATGCTACTCTATACTAAATAGATTGACATAAATCATAAATGGAGAACTTATGAGTATCTCTTTGTAGCGAAAGCCAAAAAAATTGATTAAATCGTGACTAAAATTACTTATCAGTGATAATTCTCACGGCATATTGAACGTAACTCTTATACCTTAGTCTAAACTCTAATCTTTATGCGATAGAGAGCGATTTGGGACGAGAGTTCTTTCTCTCCTATATATTAATCATATAATAATCGTAAAAGGCAAGTAATAATTATTAGTATTACTGTATTTAGACACTTTCTTGAGTTAAGAGTTTATTGGAAATAGGCTCCTTGCGTCTAGCCAATAGGGATTAGGTCTATGTGTACTGCTATATGTTGTTACTGTATTTTAGATTATGCatatcctatttactagctatcgcttttgctttgcatctttcttctataTTTCATGATGTtcatatttttcctatgattgttgtggtgatactaatattgtctccttttgtccttttatttttttattttcttgagccgagggtctttcggaaacagccttgTTTATCCGAAAACTGGAtagaattgaatttatacgcagttccgaggatatgtggcgtaacttgatacaaaatacaaggataaataataatgtaaatgtagattggagagaatgcaatctagataaggttatcaagaacaatgaaccttaggattcgacaaatagaatcaatctaagaaattgAAAGAgcgattctttactgtagaagaatatagaacttttattacaatgtaagtcttagaaaacttgtcctacagaaatgataaccaatcccttttatagtggagggattcggctccaagcataataaaataaatattcagtgggagacccatgataagttagcttttccataatttctgccaagattctctctagtgggattgcaacggcttttgtctgcgagctcgatcttgcttagaatcctcaattttggtttgagcttgatttcggctcgaacttgtgatcttggttcgagcccgatcctggttcgagccctcgaattgattccaggtcaatgttggttggtctctggattatcagcacgataggtctaccctgcatcatggttcgattcttattcgagtttgattatgatatcgatctcgatacggaccggcctccccaggttcgaggttagttcatccccccttcgggatcttacttcgatacatcacCCTTCGAACTCGATCGGATATGCCAAGGATGagatctatttcgaccgtatacagatagtcccctcgtttctcagaaagaatatggcgagaaacgatatgattttcaacagctcgatcggattatatcttgtcgtttccatcgggttcgaccatgacacatctggtagctgtcccgttagtttagtctttcaaggcatttaatgcatgtcaggcggtggtcggccactgctaatactgaaccgccatcgtttgaacctataaataacccttacttttatcttttaccatttttacatcttctatcttccaaaatttcccaagttcttcttcgtactctccaacttaccagtaaagctgtgatttcttttcgcaaaaacccctcttcaattctaccaaatctctgtCACTTTTTTCTATTCCttacttttgaattcaaaaatggcgaaaacatcgcaaaccattcctcagaaagagaaggctttatcttcacagtgtgtcgcgatgagacaccggcagaaccacggccaGAGGATTGTGTTCCCGGGGATtgtgtccttacttcagattttaagttgataaaggttcatcggtccctggccggtgtgagctggtatcgaggtacatgtgttcgataaccaagaagcacctcgatctgttaaagaaggattgcaattggggtgaaaaagaaataataataccTACCcgtgacgaagatatcacttcttacgtgaaagggtttttgaatgtatatacttaccctttcactttgggtcccctcgattctgtcattattgacttctgtcgacaatatcaggtaaccctaggccaggtccatccttctttgtggtggatcgttatcctgatccgacattttatgagcaaaatcgaggggatgttgttcaccctcgatcatcttatccggctGTACTGTCCCCGACTTTTTCGAGGAGGATTAATAAAATTCCagtgtcgggctaccaaggctctgttctcgagtattgacaaggacagggaccggggttggatgggcaaGTTCGtttgagtaaggacttcggacctgattccgactgaaaagatgccctttcccgaggagtggaatatgaaacgtaagtgtgatcttgctgttgcttctattttgttcttccaTTTATTCTCTTATTGACACTCCTActtttgtgatgtagcggttccctggatgcccggaacggttcccgatctcaagaactgggtacgagctcttgttttgacctccacatacgccgagcgctcatggcgtgatttgttaaagggtcggtgggaggccaaaaatcacggtaagctcatttctcggactctgatgatccgaacgaggcgtttctcaaaatattttttataaggtttcccatatgcaggtttgggtaaagacgcggtcTTGAGGCCCCTGTCCAATGAGGAGGATGTTTCGACCTCTGTCCCAAAgacggtgaaggaaaataaaaggaagagagcctcagttcccgaatatccaaaaccgaagaataggacggctcgtaagccgaacaagaatgtcattcctttgaccgtggaatccgttatgcgtctaagggatgaagatgaagaagaagaaaaagaagaagaagaagaagaagaagaagaagaagaagaagaagaagaagaagaagaagaagagaacaatGAGTCCGCGCTGGCGGTCCAAACGAAGAGAGCCACCGATGCTTCATCGctggctggatcgatgatgctctatgaggctccgcctcgaactgaaaATATACCAGAGAAAGATTcaggtagagtccccgaactatcggatgtTGAAGATGCCTCTCATCGGAGTCAACCGGCAGGGGATACAATTGAAGAGCCCCTCGAACCCCTCCGAGCCGAGGGGAACGCTCCAAGCGagtcatttggggcagcagcgatcgaggattcgcctacctttcccgctttttctgcaggggtgattcgggaagctcaagctctgggagccctcaatctagacaggcctcacgatgaagaagatcTGTTTCTTGACCTGTTTACCGGTATTGAGGACGTTGCCGGTGCcggtgatgaatcagatctttttcacggattgcggcaggctttgaatcaggtgagccATTAAAATTGTTTTGTCAGTACTATCTTTATGTTCGTTTTTcgttaacttcgcttcttgtttctttgtaggcagcggcAGTCCATTGAGAACAATGTTCTCATTCCCAGAAGAGCTGCATCGATATGCGGCCGACCTACACCGTGCTACtgacgagaggaactcccttagactttccttagggcagagagaggaggaaataaaagacctccgagctgatctggccaaggcttatcaagatcagaatgatttgtctgagcaggtaatgatgcttttgaaagcctatgggtttgataccggaacgatagctaacatttcggtctcacggctgcagcaaaaaatcgagatgatcgggaagcttcgtgaggaggtcgacgtgataaggaTGGAgtccttgcggtggaaagaaggtatggaccgctttgctgcagaaaaagagactgctcgagcccagttatcatcgtccgaaacccaacttcagaaaatgaaggaaaaaggcttagttcaagcaagaagaattgaggagcttgaggcttgATTGGCCTCTGTACTCGCCAAGGCTGAATCCGatgctgaaaaggcaaaggccgatgcggatacgctcgtggccgtctatcgggccgatgctgaagctgcccaagtccaggcaagagaggcagtcgAGTCCGCCGATAGTCGAGCgcattgggtcgctgaacttgctaagtgccgatccagaagggaaactctcgaggagattcatgctcgtggcttcgatctcgctgaagagataaaaagggcaaaagaactcgaagctgatgctgaagctgtgGTTTCTGATGGTGATGACGACgacgatgggagcaagagcggatccgaaaatgggggggaacctgataaagaagagacagCTCCCGATCGAGAaatttagttcttagtttttacgttgtaatcacccatgcagataaatttgtgTATAGACATATCTCCcattttgccgacttgcttctgtttttgttttTCGTCTTGCGAGGACTTTATTCGCCTTATGAATGTTTCCACAATgttttaaacaacttaatcaattTTGGACCCCGTAGCCTCTGTAATCGAGCGAGCGTTTACtcaaacttggggcaatgtagccctttaggcttattagttgtcaatgatttgatcttgaagaaatatagcccgtgggcgtaatggtcgagcgagtgtttgctcaaactcaaaaatgtagcccgtaggcttagtcgagtgaatgattcgaactcaaattaatgtagcccgtaggcttagtcgaatgaatgattcgaactcgaattaatgtagcccgtaggcttagtcgaatgaatgattcgaactcgaagtaatgtagcccgtaggcttagtcgagtgaatggttcgaactcgaagtaatgtagccggtaggcttagtcgagtgaatggtttgaactcaaagtaatgtagcccgtaggcttagtcgagtgagtggttcgaactcaaagtaatgtagcccgtaggcgtaatggtcgagtgagtgttttcttgaactcgaaataaaaatagcccgtaggcttggtcgagtgaatgattcgaactcgaagtaatgtagcccgtaggcgtaatggtcgagtgagtgtttgctcgaactcgaaataaaaatagcccgtaggcttggtcgagtgaatgattcgaactcgaagtaatgtagcccgtaggcttaatggtcgagtgagtgtttgctcgaactcgaaataaaaatagcctgtaggcttggtcgagtgaatgattcgaactcgaaataatgtagcccgtaggcttaatggtcgagtgagtgtttgctcgaactcgaaataaaaatagcccgtaggcttggtcgagtgaatgattcgaactcgaagtaatgtagcccgtaggcttaatggtcgagtgagtgtttgctcgaactcgaaataaaaatagcccgtaggcttggtcgagtgaatgattcgaactcgaagtaatgtagcccgtaggcataatggtcgagcgagtgtttgctcgaactcgaaataaaaatagctcgtaggcttggtcgagtgaatgattcgaactcgaagtaatgtagcccgtaggcttagtggtcgaatgtatcttaattctgattgcacaataaatctcaaaatagaggaattttcattggatataagatgccgataaaaaagagaactttcttcgcacgttattacacgcctgggtttgggccaatctatatgagcatggttcgcttcgaccatttggctcttacagtTTCTCCTATTGGGACCCTG is drawn from Nicotiana tomentosiformis chromosome 12, ASM39032v3, whole genome shotgun sequence and contains these coding sequences:
- the LOC138903669 gene encoding uncharacterized protein; translated protein: MPFPEEWNMKRLGKDAVLRPLSNEEDVSTSVPKTVKENKRKRASVPEYPKPKNRTAQEKEEEEEEEEEEEEEEEEEEEENNESALAVQTKRATDASSLAGSMMLYEAPPRTENIPEKDSGRVPELSDVEDASHRSQPAGDTIEEPLEPLRAEGNAPSESFGAAAIEDSPTFPAFSAGVIREAQALGALNLDRPHDEEDLFLDLFTGIEDVAGAGDESDLFHGLRQALNQAESDAEKAKADADTLVAVYRADAEAAQVQAREAVESADSRAHWVAELAKCRSRRETLEEIHARGFDLAEEIKRAKELEADAEAVVSDGDDDDDGSKSGSENGGEPDKEETAPDREI